In the Apodemus sylvaticus chromosome 3, mApoSyl1.1, whole genome shotgun sequence genome, CCATGGACCCTCACACAGCGTTACCACAGTGGGGCCTGCTGCTGatacggaggtcagaggacagaggcTTCCATGGACCCTCACACAGCGTTACCACAGTGGGGCCTGGTTGCCTCTCAGGCTCCCTATGGGGTTTCAAGAACTGACCAGCCACCTCACAGACCCAGCAGCAGATGGCCATGTCTGACGTGACACTCAGTCATGGGAATCTTCCTTTGCCCTCCCTGGGCTCTGGGGTGGGCGGAGGGTGAAGGAACCCACCCACACTTAGAGGGACTTCAGTTAGCAGACAAGTGGCAGGGGCAACAACGGACAGAGTGTAAGTCAGTCAGGAGCCACCAGCGGGCAGCAGGCCTATGGTCCAGATGGAGCCCGAGACAATGCCCTCTTCCCATGGCCATTACCTTCCCTGCCAGTGTGCCACCTCTCGTGGTCCTCAAATCCACCGAGGCCAGTACCCAGGGCCCTAGAGAAGGACCCACCTCCCACTCCAGATGGCTAACCAAAGCTGAAAGACAGCAGGGGTTTGTCCAAAACCCATCAGCTAGCAGGGGCCTGATCTGGGTGGACTTTTGGGGTAGCATCCCCGGGAAGCTGTGCCTGGGAGGAGGACGAGGCTGAGCCCACACGGGGCTCGCAGGTGCCCCCAGAGAAACAGAGGGCAGAAGCCTTGGCACCCTCCACAAATTATTCCAAGAAACCCACCAATGCTAGAGAGGTACAAGGGACAATGACCCGATGTCACCAACAGTCTGTTGGGTCCTGTTTGTACAGAGCAGCCACTGATCTAGGATGATGCGTCTCTCTACCTGGCAGACCACAGGAACTTGCTGTCCACCTGAGAGGGGCCTGCCTCACAGTCATAGCCACTGACAGGCTGAACCCAAGAACTGTCCTCGCTGCCCCAGGGAAGGACCCTGAGGGACCATGAGTCTCGGGAAGGAGCCCTAGCTCACCACACCGAGAGGCCATGGCTTGTCAACTGGCTGATGTCAACCAAATGACAAGGGCACAGTGGAGGTCTACACCCTCGCCTGTGGAGTCCGAGCAGACTGGGTGCCTGGAGCTAGCAGGAGGCCACAGGTCACACACAGGTGATGAAGCTTGGTCACTGGGGCTATGACAGGGTCTTAGGCCAGAGTGGTAGTGGCAGTGGTGAGCGAGTACAGGGCACCCGGGGAGCACCTAGACTGGGGGAGAGGGGCTTGGTGGGGAAGGGGGTTCTGCTAAGGGTATGGGATGGCTAAGACGAGACAGTTGCCTGCTTCAGGGGGTGAGCCGGGCCCGGCCCATCCGCCACCGTCCTCCCCCCGCAGTCACTGCTGCTTCTCTGACCTTCGGGGCCGGAACCTCCGCGGGCCTGTCGCTTTCCTTGTAGCCACAGCTGCGGTGAAGCCCACCAGGCAGCACAGGGACGTGGTACTGAACTTGAGCGTGTCCAGCCAGCCGGGCGAGGCAGCCTGTAGATAGTGCTCTGCCAGGTGCAGCCCCAGCAGCAAGgcccagaggcaggtggagaagGCATCGATGCGCCGCAGCCTGCCAGGGAAAGCAAGGTAAGCATGCGCCCCGGGTGGCACAGAGCCTCCCGGCATTCCCTGTGCCACACCCTATCTCCATCACACCCAGCTCAGAGCCTAAGCAGGTCAGAGCTCCTATGCCCACTGCCTGGCCTGGGGCCAAGGCGAGCACTGTCCTCACTTGAGCTTCCACAGCCTCTGCTACTCTGACTCTGGACATGTATGAGGTGACTGGGCCCAGCCTCAGAGGCCAGCAGTGACTGGCTCAATGTCACTGTCATCGGTACTTCTGCGTTGTCCTCCTGGCCTGGAGAACTTGAACAGGCTGTCTAGAGTTGAGCCCAGAGTAGGGGACCACCACGGAGGCAGTGACGCTCTGCCCACAGACCTCTGCCCACCCAGCTCAAGGTCCCACAACACACCTGATGCGGCCAGCCAGTAGCATGGCCAGCAGGCAGGTGAGCAGGCCTACTGCCACGATGCTGGTCTGGTGGCTCTGCCCAAAGGCCCAGGCCTCGTGTAGCTTCTCTGTGGCATGCTCAGGCAACAGGCCCAGCAGCTGCTGCCAGCCCTCCGCCTGAGACGTGGTATTGTCTGTGGCAGCAGAACTGTTGCCCCCAGGAGGTAGGGCCGGGGGCAAGGCAGCCCCCGGGGTGAAGGGTTCGCTGGGTCCATACAGTGTAGTGGACATCAGGAAGGCACAGGCCAGGAAGGCCAGGGCTCGGAGCAGGATGACCTGGAGTGGGGCCTTCACAGCTGAGGAACTGAAActctgagggagggagagatgggtcAGCTAGAAGTGGAATGCAGACGGTCCTGTCTCCACACCCTTGCTGATGCTCAGGGaccactaccccccccccccccacagacacacacagctaaTGCCTCACTATGACAGGTCTCTGTGACAGGGCACTGCTGTCTCCTTTAGAGAAACAGTTCTACATGCTGAGACTTTGTGCTTCTAGAAACATCTTTCTAAAACTTTGtcaaatttttatcaaaaacTCCTATTACACTTGACTAGAATGCCAGAAAGATGTAGAGACGACTCTGGGAAAAGttcaattaatatattttttttgttaggactagagagaaggctcagtggttaagagcactgacagctcttccagaggtcatgagttcaattcccagcatccacatggtggctcacaaccatctgtaatgggatccaatgccttcttctggggtgtttgaaaaaaatgacagtgtattcagatacataaaataaataaatctttaaaaaagttttttttggTTAATAAGTTATTCAGACTAAAATCCAAGAAGCTAGAGTGAGAATCAAAGGTCTGCGGTCTGAGGACAGGAGCCGCCCGTTCTTCTGAGCAGACAGGAGAGCAGGGACCGAGGCAGTACGTCCTCATGGTCAGTAGTGGCCAGCTCCAGAAGGCAATGACTGAGCTGGCAGACGAAGGCCCATCTGACACGGGGTGGAGCAGGAGCTTCCTTGTGGAGGAGTCTGTCTCTCAGGGCACTTGCTATTCTGACTTCTCTTGTGCATGCAGACAAGCTTCCCTGGGCTAGGCTACAGTCCCATTCACTCGTTTATTAGTGTTTCAAAACCTAGACTATTTGCTTACACACTACAACAAAACTAGAGTTAATTTCAGCCACTATTCCTGAGTCTGACCCCTGGCACTGTTgttgatcatgtgtgtgtgtgtgtgtgtgtgtgtccctgcaaGCATGTCAGAGTCTGACCCCTGGCACTGTTgttgatcgtgtgtgtgtgtgtgtgtgtccgtgtgtcccTGCAAGCATGTCAGCCCTACCCTTGGGTCCCACAGCCATGACAGGAGCCAGTGCTCAGGCTACCTACCTCATCATGAGGTGACCATGAGGAACAAATACAAGGGTGTCTAGAAAGCGGAAGGGTCGGCAAGGCAACCTTAGATCAGGTAAGGGCATGGCAGCCACAGCCACGTCCAGCTGATGACAGCAGGGGCCACCAGGCAGCTGTTTCCCAGAAAAGGAGTCTTGCACACTGCACTATGCCCCAGTCACTAGGGCCCAGCTCCCAGACCATCTTCCCTGCCACACCCGACACCCAAATGTCCCATGGCCTCAGACCTGCCCATGAGCCTGGTCAGCCTCCCGACGCCGGAACTGGTGGCTGAGAAGCAGGGCACGCAGCTGGCGGTTCTGGTGCTTGATGTAGTACTCCACAGCTGCCTGGCATGGGCGGCACAGCTTGTACATCTGCTCCAAGTGGTGGCGGTACACCTCAATCTCCTCATCATACCGGCCCTGTGGGTGTGGACAGAGGGCCGGCTTACAGCGGGGAACTGGGTTCAGACTCCGGCCGGGCCTGTGCAAATGGCGATGCTCAATCCCAGGAGTGAGGGCTGGCCGTGACACAGGACATTAATGACATTCTGTAGCTCCCAGCCTGCTCAAGTAGGGACACTGAGCCGACACACTCTAGATCGTGGCAGAAAGACAACCGAGGATCAgggccctcctctctcctctcctgaagGTCTAACACACACCAGAGTTCTTTAGTTTCCCAGGATAGAAGTTCCATCCCTTGCCTTCTCAGAGATGCAGCAAGGTCCACAGCGAGCAGGTCGGTGGGAATACCTAGCGTGATCTCTTGCTGGGGCAAACAGGAAGGTCACCTGGCATCAGTCATTCCCTCACAGCCTCTTTGTAAAAGCCCTTTAACAACTACACGTATCCGTTTACTGAGTGTGCGTGAGCATGCAGAGGAGGCTGCAGGGCCCCGGTGAGTGTGTTAGCTGAGCTCAGTAGTCTAGCTTGGTGGTGAGTATCTTcgcccactgagctgtcttggtGGCTCTCCCTCTCGGCCTCCTGGCTCCTTCCTGGTCCCCAGGTGGTGccctggctggttctgtgtgtcaacctgacacgggctggagttatcacagagaaagaagcctcccttgaggaaatgcctccatgagatccagctgtggggcattttctcaattagtgatcaaggggggagggcccattgtgggtggtgccatccctgggctggtagtcctgggttctataagaaagcaagccagaggaaacaagccagtaaggaacatccctccatggcctctgcatcagctcctgtgtcctgacctgcctgagttccaatcctgactttctttggtgatcaacagtAATGCAAAAGTGTAAGcagaatgaaccctttcctccccaacttgcttcttggtcatgacgtttgtgtaggagtagaaaccctgactaagacaggtgggatctgcctctcttcttcccaggACACCACGCTAAACAGGACTGACTAACGAAGGAGACCAGAAGGTTGCCCCCTAAAGCTGCAGTTGGAGCCCAaggcctctgtctccctcttctcatGGATAGAGCCCCCTGGCCTGACAGGCTCTGGTTTCCGTGGTGTTCTCCCAGTGGTCACAAGGTCAGTGATAGCAGTTCAGCTCCGGCTATGAGGGAAGCCACACACCCTGCAATGTGGGGTGGCAGGAGGCGAAGAGGGGCTCTCCCTACTGTGCATGCTCACCTCCTCACGTGGTGTGAAAGCAGCCAGTTGCTTGATCTTGGTGGTCTGGTGGTGGCTGCACCTTCGGCAGAGCAGGACCTGGCTGCTTACCCACTGCTGCGGCTGCGCAGGGTCCCGGGGACTGGGTACACTGCTCACCACATGGTTCAGGTGTTCCATGTACTGTGCTGGGATTGGCTTGTTGTAGTCTCCAttctggggaggaagagaggacctGGTGAGTGGGGGCCCACTCAGGGATCCAGACAACCCTACTCTGGCTTTCTTTACACAAAAGAGCAGCAGCATTCCTTCTGATGCTGCCTAACAACAGAACCCCCAAAACCTAGGTACTGAGAAGCTACCCAGCATGTACCTCTGGGCAGGCCCTGGGGTACCCTTTGCCCACATCCCTCACCCTGGCTTTGTCCCCTAGAACTACACTCTGAGAACTCAGGCTGCAAGCTGGGCCTGTGGGTAAGGCTGTGACAGAGAACAAACCACTGACAACGCCGAATACACCTGCATCTGCAGGCCTGGGCCTCAGACCTGCCCTGCTCTTGACTCTAATCTTCCCCTGTTGTGATGAGGCAGGACAAGTGGTCACAGTTCTCTgcacctgctcttcctcctcaagGGAAGACACAGAGCCAGGCCCACAGCCAGACGACGGTGGCATGGATGAGAGCTCAGGCTAGCTCAGCAGCAGTCTTAGCACTGCCATCCACTGACAGCCCGTACCTCTTGAAAGCCATTGTACTGCTCACAGTGGGGACAGTCCCAACAGTTGCGGTTCCCATAGGGCACCAGCGTGTCGTGGTTGCAGAACCAGCAGTTGACCATCGTGTGCGTCGGCTTCACCCTGTGGACCAAAAACAGTCGTCAGTCTGAATGTTCAATGGCATCTGAAATGTGAGCAGAAGTGGCATCCAAGGTGGAAATGCAGGCCCAGCCACAGGGCATGGAGGGAGAAGGGACTCTTAAATGCTTGTCGGTATCTCCCGGGATGATTTACCGACGACAAAGCACTTCGCAGGAGTCAGTTTGAGACTCACCAGCTCTGTAGGCTCCAAAGCATCCACTTgggaacccagggccaccagcccctTCTGTTCTGGGTCTCAGACATTGCAGGGCAGAGACGGGGGCATCACAAGGTCAGGGATAGCTAACCAATGGGCCAACAGAGATGACACGTAGGACCCTTCTTCCCTCATGAGGTCTATTCCTAGGGTGCAGAAATCATGTTTCGGAGAGTTCTAAGACTTAAGGGAGCTTTCTGTCcttcccaggaaaaaaaaatccctagagaaagagagagccaaGGAGGCCACGGGGTGGGGACTGTTGACAGGGGCAGGGACAAGTCACAGCTGTGCAGCCAGGGCCCAGCCTTTTGGGTAAGTGGGGGCAATGGGGAGGCAGGCCCACAGCGGGTTTTGTTGGTCACACGACAGGTGGGGCCTGCAGATAATCCTGACCCAGACACTGGGGATCTGTGCAGCAGGGGGTACACAGCAACTGCCCAGCAAGCCAGTCCAGGAATCTAGAAACAAATGGGTGAAGGGCAGCAGCTGGGAGCCCTAGTGTCCTGACCTTGCCCTTTTGCCCTGTCCTCACTCAGAGGCCATGTCTAGTTCAGGGGCACGGCCCAGACCCAGGTAGCATGGCCGCCACACACAGATGGCCTTGCTCCTTAGAAGCATCTGAAAAGACTGGCCTGGCTGCGGAGCTCCTGGATGTGCTCAGGAGGGTGTCACTTCTTAAACCAGAGGGTAAGCCAGCCTGCACAGTGGACCAGGAACAGTGCCTGCTGCTTCTGCATGTCACACAGATTCAGTGACAAGACACGGGGAGCTTTGTAGTGGAAAGGGCGGTCTCGTCAGGAGGCCGGGAGGGAAGACAGCTGTGGAAGCAGGGTTCCTGTTCCTGGCTCAGCCCACACCGCGTGCGCAGCAGCTCTGCTCCCTCCATGAACTGTGAGCAGTGATGAAGGGTGGCCTGTCAGCTGGGGAGAAGAGCACCTTCCTCACTGGGACTCACTTTTGGAAGTCCTAAACAGTATCATGGCCTAGTCCACAGCAGCGACAGGGACGTGGTGTGCTCCTGCAGCCAAGCCTCCTCCTGCCCAGTGCAGGTCTACGGCAGAAAGGTGCTGGAGGGACGGCTTGGCAGCTGAAACACCCACTAGTCTTATAGAGGACCCCAGTCtggatcccagcatccacgtCCAGCGGCTCACAATcgcatgtaactccagctccaggggagctGATGCCAcgggcctccatgggcacctgcatttatgtacacacacacacacacacacacacacacacacacgcacacacacacacagtttaaaacaATAACAGCAGCACAGGGCTCACAGGCAAAGCCTTAAGACTGCACACAgggagccgggcatggtggcgcacacctataatcccagcactctgggaggcagaggcaggcggatttctgagttcgaggccaacctggtctacagagttctaggacagccagggctatacagagaaaccctgtctcgaaaaaaccaaatccaaaaaacaaaaacaaaaacaaacaaacaaacaaacaagagactGCACACTGGGTAGGTACCCTGTGCCTTAGTCTCTAGGGTCTCTCTACCTTCTAGAATCTTCATTTTAATCCCTCATGTTTCAAATAGGTTGCTCTGACTTTGCTAGAGACTGCGGCACAGCTGTGGTTGGAGGACTGCAAATGTGTTCTGCCTGTGTTTGGCATTCCTGGGTAATTAAACACTTACTTTGTGGTAATTTGTACATCTTTTATAGGCCTCTTTGTAATTATGCACCCGGCATGCCTCACAGCTAGCACGCAGGCAGAGTGCACGCTCATCTGCCCGAGTCTGAGGCAAGGCACCCACCTGCCCCTGGGGCTCCTTAGCCTTGCTTCTATTCGATGGGAAAGGTCAACTGCTGGGCTTGCTCGGAGACCAAAGACAAGCAGGCAGGGGCTGTTGCTCTTGAGTGACAGATCTGCCAGGAAGCCCAGCCCACCCAGGAAGCCACCATCTCCACTCTGGGTCCCGGCTCCGTTGCTAGGGAAATGGCTCCTGGCCTCTGGAAAAAGCCTGGTGTGGAAGCGGAAGGCGGGGGATTCATCCTCCCGAGGCCAGAGGCTAATCTCTGCCAGGGGTGGATACTTGAGGGTGGGGTGCTCTTTTATGGTCCGAGCAACCATTGTCTGCCTACAATGGCTAGGTGGGATCCCTATACCAGGAGCTACCTCCTTCCCAGACAGCCCCAAAAGGTGCGTGGGCAGGAGCAGCAAGGCAGCTGCAGAACGGCAGACCTTCTAGCACCACTGTTCCAAAGGGCGGGTGACCATGCAAACAGTCCCCGCAGCCACTTCACAGTGCCACCTGTCCCAGGGCACACGGGGCATCCTGCCTCAGGACTCACCCAGGTTTGTTTCAGGGAAGCCCTCGCAGTTTCCCTGGCAAACTCCTTGGTCTACTTTTCTCTCAAGCCAACAATCCCAATTCTATGACAAATCACATTTGGGGACTACATTGGAGGTGTTTAGATAGCAAGTCGCCttaagaaaggagaggaaggtgaCTCAGCAGAGGCCAGCACCTTGGTCCATGACCAAGCCTAGGTCATGTTCATTGCCATGGGTGGGTGAGGGACCTGGAAGCCATCTCTCAACTGGTCATTGTGATGATCTCTTGGGATGCCAAAGGGAGCCTCGGGGAGCCATGGAAGACGGTCGGAAGGCACACCAGCAGGAAACATGAACACATGCCTCTGGTTTCCTCCATCAGCCTAGG is a window encoding:
- the Tmem201 gene encoding transmembrane protein 201 isoform X1 is translated as MEGVSALLASCPTAGLAGGLGVTACAAAGVVLYRIARRVKPTHTMVNCWFCNHDTLVPYGNRNCWDCPHCEQYNGFQENGDYNKPIPAQYMEHLNHVVSSVPSPRDPAQPQQWVSSQVLLCRRCSHHQTTKIKQLAAFTPREEGRYDEEIEVYRHHLEQMYKLCRPCQAAVEYYIKHQNRQLRALLLSHQFRRREADQAHGQSFSSSAVKAPLQVILLRALAFLACAFLMSTTLYGPSEPFTPGAALPPALPPGGNSSAATDNTTSQAEGWQQLLGLLPEHATEKLHEAWAFGQSHQTSIVAVGLLTCLLAMLLAGRIRLRRIDAFSTCLWALLLGLHLAEHYLQAASPGWLDTLKFSTTSLCCLVGFTAAVATRKATGPRRFRPRRYFPGDSASLFPSSPSLAVPYPSVPASPASLFIPTPPGFLHLTKQQLLRSPRRVSPSSLPGRLSRALSLGTIPSLARTDSGYLFSGSRPPSRVSPAGEVSLSDYFSLLSSSSPSPLPSPAPSVAGSMASSSGSLRHRRPLISPARLNLKGQKLLLFPSPGEAPNTPSSSEEHSPPNGSLFIESPQLPQRNLTRDTKHTMDMRSVLARDSARSRRSIKKEDESSHSSACVVDTTTKGCAEDTTPWKARVGPSLVRGLLAVSLAVNVLFTSAYLYQSLR
- the Tmem201 gene encoding transmembrane protein 201 isoform X5 — its product is MEGVSALLASCPTAGLAGGLGVTACAAAGVVLYRIARRVKPTHTMVNCWFCNHDTLVPYGNRNCWDCPHCEQYNGFQENGDYNKPIPAQYMEHLNHVVSSVPSPRDPAQPQQWVSSQVLLCRRCSHHQTTKIKQLAAFTPREEGRYDEEIEVYRHHLEQMYKLCRPCQAAVEYYIKHQNRQLRALLLSHQFRRREADQAHGQSFSSSAVKAPLQVILLRALAFLACAFLMSTTLYGPSEPFTPGAALPPALPPGGNSSAATDNTTSQAEGWQQLLGLLPEHATEKLHEAWAFGQSHQTSIVAVGLLTCLLAMLLAGRIRLRRIDAFSTCLWALLLGLHLAEHYLQAASPGWLDTLKFSTTSLCCLVGFTAAVATRKATGPRRFRPRRYFPGDSASLFPSSPSLAVPYPSVPASPASLFIPTPPGFLHLTKQQLLRSPRRVSPSSLPGRLSRALSLGTIPSLARTDSGYLFSGSRPPSRVSPAGEVSLSDYFSLLSSSSPSPLPSPAPSVAGSMASSSGSLRHRRPLISPARLNLKGQKLLLFPSPGEAPNTPSSSEEHSPPNGSLFIESPQLPQRNLTRDTKHTMDMRSVLARDSARSRRSIKKEDESSHSSACVVDTTTKGCAEDTTPWKGL
- the Tmem201 gene encoding transmembrane protein 201 isoform X4, whose protein sequence is MEGVSALLASCPTAGLAGGLGVTACAAAGVVLYRIARRVKPTHTMVNCWFCNHDTLVPYGNRNCWDCPHCEQYNGFQENGDYNKPIPAQYMEHLNHVVSSVPSPRDPAQPQQWVSSQVLLCRRCSHHQTTKIKQLAAFTPREEGRYDEEIEVYRHHLEQMYKLCRPCQAAVEYYIKHQNRQLRALLLSHQFRRREADQAHGQSFSSSAVKAPLQVILLRALAFLACAFLMSTTLYGPSEPFTPGAALPPALPPGGNSSAATDNTTSQAEGWQQLLGLLPEHATEKLHEAWAFGQSHQTSIVAVGLLTCLLAMLLAGRIRLRRIDAFSTCLWALLLGLHLAEHYLQAASPGWLDTLKFSTTSLCCLVGFTAAVATRKATGPRRFRPRRYFPGDSASLFPSSPSLAVPYPSVPASPASLFIPTPPGFLHLTKQQLLRSPRRVSPSSLPGRLSRALSLGTIPSLARTDYFSLLSSSSPSPLPSPAPSVAGSMASSSGSLRHRRPLISPARLNLKGQKLLLFPSPGEAPNTPSSSEEHSPPNGSLFIESPQLPQRNLTRDTKHTMDMRSVLARDSARSRRSIKKEDESSHSSACVVDTTTKGCAEDTTPWKARVGPSLVRGLLAVSLAVNVLFTSAYLYQSLR
- the Tmem201 gene encoding transmembrane protein 201 isoform X2 translates to MSETQNRRGWWPWVPKWMLWSLQSWVKPTHTMVNCWFCNHDTLVPYGNRNCWDCPHCEQYNGFQENGDYNKPIPAQYMEHLNHVVSSVPSPRDPAQPQQWVSSQVLLCRRCSHHQTTKIKQLAAFTPREEGRYDEEIEVYRHHLEQMYKLCRPCQAAVEYYIKHQNRQLRALLLSHQFRRREADQAHGQSFSSSAVKAPLQVILLRALAFLACAFLMSTTLYGPSEPFTPGAALPPALPPGGNSSAATDNTTSQAEGWQQLLGLLPEHATEKLHEAWAFGQSHQTSIVAVGLLTCLLAMLLAGRIRLRRIDAFSTCLWALLLGLHLAEHYLQAASPGWLDTLKFSTTSLCCLVGFTAAVATRKATGPRRFRPRRYFPGDSASLFPSSPSLAVPYPSVPASPASLFIPTPPGFLHLTKQQLLRSPRRVSPSSLPGRLSRALSLGTIPSLARTDSGYLFSGSRPPSRVSPAGEVSLSDYFSLLSSSSPSPLPSPAPSVAGSMASSSGSLRHRRPLISPARLNLKGQKLLLFPSPGEAPNTPSSSEEHSPPNGSLFIESPQLPQRNLTRDTKHTMDMRSVLARDSARSRRSIKKEDESSHSSACVVDTTTKGCAEDTTPWKARVGPSLVRGLLAVSLAVNVLFTSAYLYQSLR
- the Tmem201 gene encoding transmembrane protein 201 isoform X3, producing MEGVSALLASCPTAGLAGGLGVTACAAAGVVLYRIARRVKPTHTMVNCWFCNHDTLVPYGNRNCWDCPHCEQYNGFQENGDYNKPIPAQYMEHLNHVVSSVPSPRDPAQPQQWVSSQVLLCRRCSHHQTTKIKQLAAFTPREEGRYDEEIEVYRHHLEQMYKLCRPCQAAVEYYIKHQNRQLRALLLSHQFRRREADQAHGQSFSSSAVKAPLQVILLRALAFLACAFLMSTTLYGPSEPFTPGAALPPALPPGGNSSAATDNTTSQAEGWQQLLGLLPEHATEKLHEAWAFGQSHQTSIVAVGLLTCLLAMLLAGRIRLRRIDAFSTCLWALLLGLHLAEHYLQAASPGWLDTLKFSTTSLCCLVGFTAAVATRKATGPRRFRPRRYFPGDSASLFPSSPSLAVPYPSVPASPASLFIPTPPGFLHLTKQQLLRSPRRVSPSSLPGRLSRALSLGTIPSLARTDSGYLFSGSRPPSRVSPAGEVSLSAPSVAGSMASSSGSLRHRRPLISPARLNLKGQKLLLFPSPGEAPNTPSSSEEHSPPNGSLFIESPQLPQRNLTRDTKHTMDMRSVLARDSARSRRSIKKEDESSHSSACVVDTTTKGCAEDTTPWKARVGPSLVRGLLAVSLAVNVLFTSAYLYQSLR